In Ancylomarina subtilis, the sequence GACTTTGTTAATGCTAAAAATCAATATTTGGGTGGTACAATATCACCTGGATTGGCAATGAGATTTAAAGCATTAAACACATTTACGAAGAAATTGCCCTTGTTGGAGAAATCAGAAACCCATGCCCTAATAGGTAAGAATACATCTCAGGCTATCATCTCCGGGGTTCAAAATAGTCTTCTATTTGAGATTGATAGCTATATCGATAAGCTTACAGAGAGTCATTCGGGAGCTAAAATATTTTTAACGGGAGGGGATTCTGAATTTATTCATCCAAAATTGAAAAATGAAACCTTTTGTGTTAGGACGCTTTTGTTGGGTGGACTGAATGCCATTCTTAATTATAATAAATCCTAATATCGAGATTATTCTGGATCGCTTTGCAGCTTGTTAATTTATTTATAGTTTTGCACTTGTCAGATTTTTTAGATCCACAAGGCGAATTCTTATATTTTCTTTCGTTAAGCTTTTTTAACTAATAGATGCGGAGAATGGTATGTGGTTTGCCCTGAGATTAATTATATTTAAAAAAGATTAAGATCTTCCATCGACACAAATAACTAACTAGATTATAAAATAGAGTATCATGAAAACTAGACTTACAATCCTTACTGCTGTCCTTATGCTATCGACGATGTTCGGAGTAAATGCTCAGACCAAAGAGTCGAAGTATGGCGTAGATAGTGCAAAAACAGTTTTGAATGCATCGCTATATAGTGAAATGGTGAAGCAAAAGAATTATAAAGACGCTCTTCCAAATTGGAGATATGTCTTTAATAATGCTCCTAAATTTCAAAGATCAACTTATTCGAAGGGTGTGGATATCATGCGTAGTATGTTCGTTTCGACGAAAAATCCTAAATATATCGATACTTTGATGATGGTTTATGATCAAAGAATCAAATACTACGGTTCAAACCGAAAATATCCTACAGGATGGATTCTTGGACGTAAAGGTGGGGATTTTTTCACATATAGTAAGAAAGAGCCTGTGTTAATCAAGAAGGCTTATGATATCATGAAAAAATCGATCGAGATACAAGGTGTTGATTCTGAGGCTGCAGTTGTTAATAAGACAATGGAAGCTGGCAAGCTTTTGGTTTTAGCTGGTAAATTGTCTCCTGAAGCCGTTATTGATGACTACTTATCATTCATGGATCTTCTGAAAAATCAAATGGAAAAGTATCCTAAGAAAGTAACTAATATTAAGGCGGCTATTGTAAATGTTGAAAATGATTTCTTTGCAGCTGGTGTTGCTGACTGTGAGACTTTGAGTAATATCTTTACTCCTAAGTTCGAAGCAAATCCTGATGATATGGTTCTGATCAATAAGATTATGAAAATGTTGAATCGTCAGGAATGTGAAGATGGTGCGTTATATGCTAAAGTAGCAGAGCAAAAATACAAGCTTGAGCCAAGTGCTGATGCCGCTCACAACCTAGCTAAAATGTTCATTAAGAAAAAGCAATTCTCTAAGAGTAAGGAATACCTTTCTAAGTCAATTGGTTTAGAAGAAGATGCTGAAGTTAAAGCAGATCTACATTTTAAATTGGCAAGTATTCTCCTTATGGAGCACAATCTTGTTGCTTCTAGAAACAATGCTTTAGCTGCCATCAAAAATAAGCCAAATTGGGGACAGCCATACTTGTTAATTGGTAAGTGTTATGCTGCAGGAAGTAAAGAATTTCCTGGTAAAATGCACGAGAAGCAGGCTGTGTATTGGGTTGCTGTTGACAAATTCATGAAAGCGAAAAGCGTAGATCCTGAATGTGCTGAAGAAGCGAATAAGCTAATCCAAACTTACTCGAAGTATTTCCCAGCTAAAGAAGAAGCATTTATGCAAGGTCTTAAAGAGGGTGAAACTTATAAAGTAGGTGATTGGATCAATGAAACAACTAAGATTAGACTAAACGAGTAATCAGTTGAAAAAGACGATTCAAATAGAATTCATATATAAAAGCATTGTTGCCCTTCTTGGGGTGACAATGCTTTTGTCTTGTGAAAACAGTATTAAAGAAGTTAAAAGCATAACTGCTGAGGAAACACGCCCAGAGACTTATGGCGAAAATGTAGAATTTATTTTTACAGATTCAACTCGAATTCAATATAAAGCATTTGCAATTGTTTTTTTGCAAATTAAAAATGAGGAAGAAGAGTATGATGAGTTTCCTAAGGGAGGGAATGTTATTTCATACAATAAAGATGGCTCTCAGGCGTGGACGATTAAATCCAATTATGCCAAACATATCGTTAAGGATCAGATTTGGGAACTTCGAAATGATGTTGTTGCCGTTAGTGATGATGGTAAAACGATAAATACAGAGCTTATGTATTGGGATCAGAAGAGTCGAAAGATCTATTCTGATCAGTATGTTCGAATTACGGAAAAAGACGGACAAATGTTGGAGGGGAATAGTTTTACAGCGGATGACAAACTGAATCAGATTTTATTGAGTCAGGTTAGCGGTGAAGTTTTTCTTGAAGACAAAAATATTAAGGAATAAAGGCTCATCAGTAGCTTGTGAAAATTACTTGTATGAAAATGCAGGTAATTTTTTTGTATATAGGTTTTTATTCTTGATCAAAATCTCCATCTTTAAATGTCCTTATATGCGACTAATAAAGGACTGTTTATAAATTTAAATAAGAAGATGAAACAAAAATTACCGTTCATTTTAGAAATTATTTGGTTGATTGTAGCCATCATTAGTATCCTATT encodes:
- a CDS encoding tetratricopeptide repeat protein, coding for MKTRLTILTAVLMLSTMFGVNAQTKESKYGVDSAKTVLNASLYSEMVKQKNYKDALPNWRYVFNNAPKFQRSTYSKGVDIMRSMFVSTKNPKYIDTLMMVYDQRIKYYGSNRKYPTGWILGRKGGDFFTYSKKEPVLIKKAYDIMKKSIEIQGVDSEAAVVNKTMEAGKLLVLAGKLSPEAVIDDYLSFMDLLKNQMEKYPKKVTNIKAAIVNVENDFFAAGVADCETLSNIFTPKFEANPDDMVLINKIMKMLNRQECEDGALYAKVAEQKYKLEPSADAAHNLAKMFIKKKQFSKSKEYLSKSIGLEEDAEVKADLHFKLASILLMEHNLVASRNNALAAIKNKPNWGQPYLLIGKCYAAGSKEFPGKMHEKQAVYWVAVDKFMKAKSVDPECAEEANKLIQTYSKYFPAKEEAFMQGLKEGETYKVGDWINETTKIRLNE
- the lptC gene encoding LPS export ABC transporter periplasmic protein LptC — encoded protein: MKKTIQIEFIYKSIVALLGVTMLLSCENSIKEVKSITAEETRPETYGENVEFIFTDSTRIQYKAFAIVFLQIKNEEEEYDEFPKGGNVISYNKDGSQAWTIKSNYAKHIVKDQIWELRNDVVAVSDDGKTINTELMYWDQKSRKIYSDQYVRITEKDGQMLEGNSFTADDKLNQILLSQVSGEVFLEDKNIKE